Proteins encoded by one window of Massilia sp. NR 4-1:
- a CDS encoding MATE family efflux transporter, with amino-acid sequence MNTKTDSKMTKEFWGLSIPIMIEFLVGFSVPAVDAFFLSKISLEAALAVGAVLPILVFCDVFYGSLNSSAKALAAQALGSGDTALAKRIFNSTLLLVLLISALQFLLFYFGSAYMVDLIGLPDNVAPIAKQFLLLMGCGYGILGSRYLFQVMNALYGIVKFNIGAAAIILLVNIAGDAAVVYNLWGLGRFGVTGVACVSILAVFSALVFLVVVQKIKLGFTIRLSWPSADFGKIARLSTVVAVPSLLEPLSVQLFLMFVLSMVSAIGPAELTMRVLGGNILLLCIVPSLAFTVTSQILAGNYIGANSYQTVESLIYKALRYSVLIVVAMILPIVLFGQQLLTLFTTDAAVLAIAVASLLPLALAEPVKAVNMVIGSNLKTAGDGMRPTVAGILITWAISAPLVYFFGPSAGFFALLWLLVLDESLKCGYNIWRWLHGAWRIKLIDSLSAPAPEAAATNAA; translated from the coding sequence ATGAATACCAAGACCGACAGCAAAATGACGAAGGAATTCTGGGGCCTGTCGATCCCCATCATGATCGAGTTTCTGGTCGGATTTTCGGTGCCCGCGGTGGACGCCTTCTTCCTTTCCAAAATCTCGCTGGAAGCGGCGCTGGCGGTGGGCGCCGTGCTGCCGATCCTGGTGTTCTGCGACGTCTTCTACGGCAGCCTGAATTCCAGCGCCAAGGCGCTGGCGGCCCAGGCACTGGGCAGCGGCGACACCGCGCTGGCGAAACGCATCTTCAACAGCACCCTGCTGCTGGTGCTGCTGATCTCGGCGCTGCAATTCCTGCTGTTCTACTTCGGCAGCGCCTATATGGTGGACCTGATCGGCCTGCCCGACAATGTGGCGCCCATCGCCAAGCAGTTCCTGCTGCTGATGGGTTGCGGCTATGGTATTCTCGGTTCGCGCTATCTGTTCCAGGTGATGAATGCGCTGTACGGCATCGTCAAGTTCAATATCGGCGCCGCCGCCATCATCCTGCTGGTGAATATTGCGGGCGATGCGGCCGTGGTCTACAACCTGTGGGGCCTGGGCCGCTTCGGCGTCACGGGCGTGGCTTGCGTCAGCATCCTGGCCGTGTTCTCGGCGCTGGTGTTCCTGGTCGTGGTGCAGAAGATCAAGCTGGGCTTCACCATCCGCCTGAGCTGGCCGTCGGCCGATTTCGGCAAGATCGCCCGTCTCAGCACCGTGGTGGCCGTGCCCTCGCTGCTGGAACCGCTGTCGGTGCAGCTGTTCCTGATGTTCGTACTCAGCATGGTGTCGGCCATCGGCCCGGCGGAGCTGACCATGCGCGTCCTCGGCGGGAATATCCTGCTGCTGTGCATCGTGCCGAGCCTGGCCTTCACCGTGACCTCGCAAATCCTGGCCGGCAACTACATCGGCGCCAACAGCTATCAAACGGTCGAATCACTGATCTACAAGGCCTTGCGCTACAGCGTGCTGATCGTCGTCGCCATGATCCTGCCCATCGTGCTGTTCGGCCAGCAGTTGCTGACGCTGTTTACCACCGATGCCGCCGTGCTGGCGATTGCCGTCGCCAGCCTGCTGCCGCTGGCCCTGGCCGAACCGGTGAAGGCGGTGAATATGGTGATCGGCTCCAATCTGAAAACGGCCGGCGACGGCATGCGGCCGACCGTGGCGGGGATTCTGATCACCTGGGCCATCTCGGCGCCGCTGGTGTATTTCTTCGGGCCGTCGGCCGGCTTCTTCGCCCTGCTCTGGCTGCTGGTGCTCGACGAGTCGCTGAAGTGCGGCTACAACATCTGGCGCTGGCTGCATGGCGCCTGGCGCATCAAGCTGATCGACAGCCTGAGCGCCCCCGCCCCGGAAGCGGCTGCGACAAACGCCGCCTGA
- a CDS encoding FAD-dependent monooxygenase produces MKIACIGGGVAALYFAIAMKRRQPAAAIEIFERDSEDRNSGWGIILREPMLEAMQRMDEASHAAILARAVSWDQIEIRHKGEVSLLSNQFGRSTGRHALVEVLRARAVELGCRIHYSSPASAADLAGGYQLLVGSDGIKSGCREQIGAAAPIARVQSANRFIWLGCDKAFDRMVFDFQQTTHGPVWVHAYPFSADKSTFVVECAQQTFDGFGFGRRALSSDLARLEDIFAALLGDASLTGLSDAPHEWRQFEQIRCDSLHHEQMVLIGDAAHTAHFSIGSGTRLAVEDAIALADSLHQGGALPEALARYQQQRSEAVGSVQQQALHSMQWFDRIAEHYSLPLAAFSRAFLFRSLGQAA; encoded by the coding sequence ATGAAGATCGCCTGCATCGGCGGCGGCGTGGCCGCCCTCTATTTCGCCATCGCCATGAAACGGCGCCAGCCGGCTGCCGCGATCGAGATCTTCGAACGCGACAGCGAAGACCGCAACTCGGGCTGGGGCATCATCCTGCGCGAACCCATGCTGGAGGCCATGCAGCGGATGGACGAGGCCAGCCATGCCGCCATTCTGGCGCGCGCCGTGAGCTGGGACCAGATCGAAATCCGCCACAAAGGCGAGGTCAGCCTGCTGTCCAACCAGTTCGGCCGCAGCACCGGCCGCCATGCGCTAGTGGAAGTGCTGCGCGCGCGCGCCGTGGAGCTGGGCTGCCGCATCCACTACTCGTCGCCGGCCAGCGCCGCCGACCTGGCCGGCGGCTACCAGCTGCTGGTCGGTTCGGACGGCATCAAAAGCGGCTGCCGCGAGCAGATCGGCGCCGCGGCGCCCATCGCGCGGGTGCAGTCGGCCAACCGCTTTATCTGGCTCGGTTGCGACAAGGCGTTCGACCGCATGGTGTTCGACTTCCAGCAGACCACGCACGGGCCGGTGTGGGTGCACGCCTACCCCTTCAGCGCCGACAAGTCGACCTTCGTGGTGGAGTGCGCGCAGCAGACTTTCGACGGCTTCGGTTTCGGCCGCCGCGCCCTGTCCTCCGACCTGGCGCGGCTGGAGGACATCTTCGCCGCCCTGCTGGGCGACGCCAGCCTGACCGGCCTGTCGGACGCGCCGCATGAATGGCGCCAGTTCGAGCAGATCCGCTGCGACTCGCTGCACCACGAACAGATGGTGCTGATCGGCGACGCCGCCCACACCGCGCATTTCTCGATCGGCTCCGGCACCCGCCTGGCCGTGGAGGATGCGATCGCCCTGGCCGACAGCCTGCACCAGGGTGGCGCATTGCCCGAGGCACTGGCCCGCTACCAGCAGCAGCGCAGCGAAGCGGTCGGCAGCGTCCAGCAGCAGGCGCTGCATTCGATGCAATGGTTCGACCGCATCGCCGAACACTACTCGCTGCCGCTGGCCGCGTTTTCCCGCGCCTTCCTGTTCCGCAGTCTGGGACAGGCAGCCTGA
- a CDS encoding AMP-binding protein: MTQANLAREIVSRQRDLRKNAYLYNNTGLSYSSLFQRSASLAQALRGLGLVSRQRIVISLYDSPAVSEIFLAALSIGAIPVVINPKLSRDSLSHIVADSGASLLACETDNLDTVRAVCADAATPPRLLLQDSYATAVPAPTGHEAADLLHLSALTQQHCAFEFTYIGETEAAFWQYTSGTTGRPKAVQHCSVTMLENTQAFAVCTHGFSSDDVFYSAAKMFFGYGFGASFFFPLLLGATAVLDSAMPSNDYAVLRNIAAHRPSAIFCAPALYAALLPHAARLKPYLSEDTVFVSAGSGLPQSIFERWQEAFGLPIYDGIGSTEMGHIFLSNAPSSLKAGATGRPVVGYQVRLEASAQGQDGDGILWVKGRHPNLGYWNKPEASGEKFVDGWCCTGDLFSRDAEGFYTYRGRSDDLFKSNGIWVTPLAIESEIQRRLPQVLECALVPHQGGGELAEPVLFCVIDAKQCGQEEGIAAVQAILGEVCEKHSLPKQLLALDTLPRNDNGKVSRAVLSKFDLTPAVAA, translated from the coding sequence ATGACGCAAGCCAATCTGGCCCGGGAAATCGTTTCCCGCCAAAGGGATTTACGCAAAAACGCTTATCTGTACAACAATACCGGCCTGAGCTATTCCAGCCTGTTCCAGCGCTCCGCCAGTCTGGCCCAGGCCCTGCGCGGACTGGGCCTGGTCTCGCGCCAGCGCATCGTGATCAGCCTGTACGACTCGCCCGCCGTCAGCGAAATCTTCCTGGCAGCCCTGTCGATCGGCGCCATTCCCGTGGTGATCAATCCGAAGCTGTCGCGCGATTCGCTGAGCCATATCGTCGCCGACAGCGGCGCCAGCCTGCTGGCCTGCGAAACCGACAATCTGGACACGGTGCGCGCCGTGTGCGCAGACGCCGCCACCCCGCCCCGCCTGCTGCTGCAGGACAGCTATGCCACGGCTGTTCCGGCCCCAACCGGCCATGAGGCGGCCGACCTGCTGCATCTGAGCGCGTTGACGCAGCAGCACTGCGCCTTCGAGTTCACCTACATCGGCGAAACCGAGGCCGCGTTCTGGCAATACACGTCCGGCACCACCGGCCGCCCCAAGGCCGTGCAGCATTGCAGCGTCACCATGCTGGAAAACACCCAGGCCTTCGCGGTCTGCACCCACGGTTTCTCGTCCGACGACGTGTTTTACTCGGCCGCCAAGATGTTCTTCGGCTACGGCTTCGGCGCCAGCTTCTTCTTCCCCCTGCTGCTGGGCGCGACCGCGGTGCTCGACTCCGCCATGCCCAGCAACGACTACGCCGTGCTGCGCAATATCGCGGCGCACCGCCCCAGCGCCATCTTCTGCGCGCCGGCCCTGTACGCCGCACTGCTGCCGCACGCGGCGCGCCTGAAACCTTATCTGAGCGAGGACACCGTCTTCGTCTCGGCCGGTTCCGGCTTGCCGCAATCGATTTTCGAGCGCTGGCAGGAAGCCTTCGGCCTGCCGATCTACGACGGCATCGGCAGCACCGAGATGGGCCATATCTTCCTCTCCAATGCGCCCTCCTCGCTCAAGGCCGGCGCCACCGGCCGGCCGGTGGTCGGCTACCAGGTCAGGCTGGAAGCCAGCGCGCAAGGCCAGGACGGCGACGGCATCCTGTGGGTCAAAGGCCGCCATCCGAACCTGGGCTATTGGAACAAGCCGGAAGCAAGCGGCGAGAAATTCGTCGACGGCTGGTGCTGCACCGGCGACCTGTTCTCGCGCGATGCGGAAGGCTTCTATACCTATCGCGGCCGCAGCGACGATCTGTTCAAATCGAACGGCATCTGGGTCACGCCGCTGGCGATCGAAAGCGAAATCCAGCGCCGCCTGCCGCAAGTGCTGGAATGCGCCCTGGTGCCGCACCAGGGCGGGGGCGAACTGGCCGAGCCGGTGCTGTTCTGCGTGATCGACGCGAAACAGTGCGGCCAGGAGGAGGGCATCGCCGCCGTGCAAGCCATCCTCGGCGAAGTCTGCGAAAAACACAGCCTGCCGAAACAGCTGCTCGCGCTCGACACCCTGCCGCGCAACGATAACGGCAAAGTCTCGCGCGCGGTGCTGAGCAAGTTCGATCTCACGCCAGCGGTAGCCGCCTGA
- a CDS encoding phosphopantetheine-binding protein: MTIENSIAQVRDYLREQNKFPDIVIEDDLDLVETGVLDSLKIMALVIVIEKIRNRAIELEELSMDNLRTVNLIRKNFFATA, encoded by the coding sequence ATGACTATTGAAAACTCCATCGCGCAGGTGCGCGATTATCTGCGCGAACAGAATAAATTTCCGGATATTGTCATTGAAGACGACCTGGACCTGGTCGAAACGGGCGTGCTCGATTCGCTGAAAATCATGGCGCTGGTGATTGTGATCGAAAAAATCCGCAATCGGGCCATCGAATTGGAAGAGCTTTCCATGGATAACTTGCGAACCGTGAATTTGATTCGCAAGAATTTCTTCGCCACCGCTTAA
- a CDS encoding Dabb family protein, with translation MIQHTIVFKLKHSPGSPEEKEFLADTFKFSDIPGVQNFKCLRQTSKQNNYDFGISMEFASQEDYDRYTHHPVHQTLVKERWIPEVSAFLEIDYASLA, from the coding sequence ATGATTCAACACACCATTGTTTTCAAGCTCAAGCATTCACCGGGATCGCCCGAGGAAAAAGAGTTTTTGGCCGACACTTTCAAATTTTCCGATATTCCCGGCGTACAGAATTTCAAATGCCTGCGCCAAACCAGCAAGCAAAACAACTATGATTTTGGCATTTCGATGGAATTCGCCTCGCAGGAGGATTACGACCGTTATACCCACCACCCAGTGCATCAAACGCTGGTAAAGGAACGCTGGATTCCCGAAGTCAGCGCATTCCTTGAAATCGATTACGCGTCGCTTGCCTGA
- a CDS encoding acetyltransferase, translated as MFEIRKSQPGDASVLAEVWRRSVRATHHFLSEEDFRQIDILVSQQYLPQADLWLAVDGAGAPVAFLGLSGTHVDSLFVDPAVRGQGIGKLLLAHVGQMPQALTVDVNEQNGQAVSFYLKQGFVQIGRSATDSDGRPYPLLHLRRAAPPALPPVREISVRLAAPADIPTLFAVRTSVLQNHLSRSQMLEWGVTPETTRQLMAQSPCIWVGEVNGEVVAFATADVEGGSVFAMFIRPGFEGLGLGRRLMAEVEALLFRHHELIWLETDGRDPVRANGFYLKLGWTLAAELEEGDVRYEKRRPA; from the coding sequence ATGTTTGAGATTCGCAAATCGCAGCCGGGCGACGCGTCCGTGCTGGCCGAAGTCTGGCGCCGTTCCGTCAGGGCCACCCATCATTTCCTGTCGGAGGAGGATTTCCGCCAGATCGACATTCTCGTCAGCCAGCAATATCTGCCGCAGGCGGATTTATGGCTGGCGGTGGACGGCGCGGGCGCGCCTGTGGCTTTCCTCGGTTTGAGCGGCACGCATGTGGATAGCCTGTTTGTCGATCCCGCCGTGCGTGGCCAGGGCATCGGCAAGTTGCTGCTGGCCCATGTCGGCCAGATGCCGCAAGCGCTGACGGTCGACGTCAATGAGCAGAACGGACAGGCGGTGAGCTTCTATCTGAAACAGGGGTTTGTGCAGATCGGCCGCTCCGCCACCGATAGCGATGGCCGCCCCTATCCGCTGCTGCATCTGCGCCGCGCGGCGCCGCCCGCGCTGCCGCCAGTGAGGGAAATCAGTGTGCGCCTTGCCGCGCCGGCCGATATTCCCACCCTCTTCGCTGTGCGCACCAGCGTGCTGCAAAACCATCTGTCGCGCAGCCAGATGCTGGAATGGGGCGTCACGCCTGAGACGACCCGGCAACTGATGGCGCAGTCTCCCTGTATCTGGGTGGGCGAAGTGAATGGCGAGGTGGTGGCCTTCGCCACGGCCGATGTCGAAGGCGGCTCGGTGTTTGCGATGTTTATCCGCCCCGGCTTCGAAGGACTGGGCCTGGGGCGGCGGCTGATGGCGGAAGTGGAAGCCCTGCTGTTCCGCCATCATGAGTTGATCTGGCTTGAAACCGATGGCCGCGACCCGGTGCGCGCCAACGGTTTCTACCTCAAGCTGGGCTGGACCCTGGCGGCCGAGCTGGAAGAGGGCGATGTGCGCTACGAGAAGCGCCGTCCCGCTTAA
- a CDS encoding TonB-dependent receptor produces MSQSGLQHRLQPGAASAHPRHALLARTVALALLGMCALPSGAMAHSVAGTQQQAEATRSYSIPAGSLTAALQRLGREAGIILAFSTELTAGVQSQGLNGSYAVAGALHALLAGTGLQALRQDNGGYLIQRLPAAAASSTSAAAAPEAVLPAVTVTAEGGLLEELAATYAGGQVARGGRLGVLGNASMLDAPFSQVSYTAQLAEDQQARTIGDVVSNDPSVRVIVPPGFPYENMMIRGFAIDSADVSLNGLYGVLPPQQIPVEMYERIEVLKGPNALVNGMSPTGSVGGGINVVPKRAADAPLTRLGLSYESDAQFGLRADIGRRFGTNNAWGVRVNGLHSNGDSSLDGRRQREQMASIALDYRGEKLSLSLDVFHTGQDMRGGSGLFARFAGDVLTAPDAKTNLLPGAYSRFRDNGLVLRGEYEISDNAATYASLGRRQNRRSGHLGFGPVADAGGNFTDAARSVSGYENTVSADAGLHGKFATGTVKHQWTFGVARLYSEGGTAVGFGDEFSSNIYSPGPALIPDAPARPPRDTASTLSSVVLADTLSMLGQRLRLTIGARSQRVQTDNYSYDEAGQRSTQDSYDEKAVTPMAGLVFKPLPQLALYANYIEGLSKGDTVTDETAANYRAVFAPYKTRQYEVGGKWDLGQITQTLSFYQITQPTLLRNPATSIYKDDGRQRNRGVEWNTFGQLQPGLRLLGGLAYTQAKLLKTEDGLYDGHTAFGVPRWRFVLGGEWDSHWLPGLTLNARLERTGRLFLSEENRLTLPAWQRWDIGARYESRIGGKRTVVRAGVQNVFNKNYWGSAYFSGMAALGAPRTVNLSVTTDF; encoded by the coding sequence ATGAGCCAGTCCGGCCTCCAGCACCGCCTTCAACCTGGCGCGGCGAGCGCGCATCCCCGCCATGCCCTGCTCGCCCGCACCGTGGCCCTCGCCCTGCTTGGCATGTGCGCCCTGCCCAGCGGCGCCATGGCCCACTCCGTCGCCGGCACACAGCAGCAGGCCGAGGCAACGCGCAGCTACAGCATCCCGGCCGGTTCCCTGACGGCGGCTTTGCAGCGCCTGGGCCGCGAGGCGGGCATCATCCTCGCTTTTTCCACCGAACTGACAGCGGGCGTGCAAAGCCAGGGCTTGAACGGCAGTTATGCGGTGGCGGGCGCGCTGCATGCGCTGCTGGCCGGCACCGGCCTGCAAGCGCTGCGGCAGGACAACGGCGGCTATCTGATTCAGCGCCTGCCCGCCGCTGCCGCGTCCAGCACCAGCGCGGCGGCCGCGCCCGAAGCGGTGCTGCCAGCCGTGACGGTGACGGCCGAAGGCGGCCTGCTGGAGGAGCTGGCGGCAACGTATGCCGGCGGCCAGGTGGCGCGCGGCGGACGTCTCGGTGTGCTGGGGAATGCCAGCATGCTCGATGCGCCTTTCAGCCAGGTCAGCTACACTGCCCAGCTGGCGGAAGACCAGCAGGCGCGCACCATCGGCGATGTGGTGTCCAACGATCCCTCGGTGCGCGTCATCGTGCCGCCGGGTTTCCCCTACGAGAACATGATGATACGGGGCTTCGCCATCGACAGTGCCGACGTTTCGCTGAACGGCCTGTATGGCGTGCTGCCGCCGCAGCAGATTCCGGTGGAGATGTATGAGCGCATCGAAGTGCTGAAAGGACCAAATGCGCTGGTGAACGGCATGTCGCCCACCGGCAGCGTGGGCGGCGGCATCAATGTGGTGCCCAAACGCGCGGCCGACGCGCCGCTGACGCGCCTGGGCCTGAGCTATGAATCGGATGCGCAATTCGGCCTGCGCGCCGATATCGGCCGCCGCTTCGGCACGAACAATGCCTGGGGCGTGCGCGTCAACGGCCTGCATTCCAACGGCGACTCCAGCCTGGATGGCCGCAGGCAGCGCGAGCAGATGGCTTCCATCGCGCTCGATTATCGGGGCGAAAAACTGTCGCTCTCGCTCGACGTCTTTCATACCGGCCAGGATATGCGCGGCGGCTCCGGCCTGTTCGCCCGCTTTGCCGGCGACGTGCTGACAGCGCCCGACGCCAAAACCAATCTGCTGCCCGGCGCTTACTCGCGCTTCCGCGACAATGGCCTGGTGCTGCGCGGCGAATACGAAATCAGCGACAACGCGGCGACTTACGCCAGCCTGGGTCGGCGCCAGAACCGCCGTTCCGGCCATCTGGGCTTTGGTCCGGTGGCCGATGCCGGCGGCAATTTCACCGACGCGGCGCGCTCGGTCAGCGGCTACGAAAACACCGTATCGGCCGACGCCGGCCTGCACGGCAAATTCGCCACCGGCACGGTCAAACACCAATGGACCTTCGGCGTGGCGCGCCTGTATAGCGAAGGCGGCACCGCCGTCGGCTTTGGCGATGAATTCAGCTCGAATATCTATTCACCCGGTCCGGCCCTGATTCCCGATGCGCCGGCCAGGCCGCCACGCGATACGGCATCCACCTTATCGAGCGTGGTGCTGGCCGATACCCTGTCCATGCTGGGCCAACGCCTGCGCCTGACCATCGGCGCCCGCAGCCAGCGCGTGCAGACCGATAACTACAGCTACGACGAGGCGGGCCAGCGCAGCACCCAGGACAGCTACGACGAGAAGGCTGTGACGCCGATGGCCGGCCTGGTGTTCAAGCCGCTGCCGCAATTGGCCCTGTACGCCAACTATATCGAAGGCTTGAGCAAGGGCGACACCGTCACGGACGAAACGGCGGCCAATTACCGCGCCGTGTTCGCGCCCTATAAGACCCGCCAGTACGAAGTCGGCGGCAAATGGGATCTGGGCCAGATCACGCAAACCCTGAGCTTCTACCAGATCACCCAGCCAACCTTGCTACGCAATCCCGCCACGTCGATCTATAAGGACGATGGCCGCCAGCGCAACCGCGGCGTTGAATGGAATACCTTTGGACAGTTGCAGCCCGGCCTGCGCCTGCTGGGCGGACTGGCCTACACCCAGGCCAAGCTGCTGAAGACGGAAGACGGCTTGTACGACGGCCACACGGCTTTCGGCGTGCCGCGCTGGCGCTTTGTGCTGGGCGGCGAATGGGACAGCCATTGGCTGCCCGGCCTGACGCTGAATGCGCGCCTGGAACGCACCGGCCGCCTGTTCCTGAGCGAAGAAAACCGCCTGACCCTGCCGGCCTGGCAACGCTGGGACATCGGCGCGCGCTATGAGAGCCGCATCGGCGGCAAGCGCACCGTGGTGCGCGCCGGCGTGCAGAACGTCTTCAACAAGAACTACTGGGGCAGCGCCTATTTCTCCGGCATGGCGGCGCTGGGCGCGCCGCGCACCGTCAACCTCTCGGTGACCACGGACTTTTAA